The DNA window CCCGGTTGTATTTAGATAGGCAAGCTACGATTGGTGATGACTTCTAGAACGGGTTTGCTGATACGACTTTGATTCCCGACCGCTGCCCGACAGAAAATATCGTATGTGCATTTCAAACTCAACCCAGTTATGGATTTATATCCGTGCATGTTCGGTTACTGGTTCTAGATATAAAAGCTGTCTGTTTCTTCAggacctcaatctcatcttatCCACCTCACCCATCTCACCCATCTCACCCATCTCACTTAACTCGCCACTCATATAACTTCATAAACGCCAGGTCAGCACCACTCTCCATCTCTCTACCAGCAATGCTAATACCATAACGATAGCATGCAACTCACCGCCCTACTCGCCACCGCCCTCCTAGCAGCTGGGCAGGCAGCTGCTGGTATCAACTGCAAGGGCAGCAGCCAATGTGCTGGCGGAACACAGGGAGAATACACTTCCAGTTTTGTAAACTTGGCCAGGGGCCTCGATCCTAACCGCTGGTACTACAACGGGCAGCACATCATGTGTACCCAGCATCTTTGCGCCTTCCTGCAGAACACAGGAGGAATGCCTGGCTCGAGCATCAAGACACTTATCTCGGACCTTGATGCCCATGGCTGCAACAAATGCGGCAGCATTCCGGTCTTCTGGCCGCAGGATAACGACGAGAAGAGCCATGGCATCCTTACTATCAACTATGTCTCCAGCCCTAAGTGCAACTGGGCTATTTGTTAATACCAAGATGTATGGGTTTTTTCCATTGGTATTTGAGGCCACTGCTAATATCTTCAGGCCACGGTTTATGATCTAGTGTAATGCAGCTTGAGGCAGTGGAAGAGAGCTATATCTTTGGGTGCTGAAGCCTTGGCTTGCTAACCTCATCAGTACGCTGCTGGAGGATGGCGATAGAGCTCATGTTGGGAAATGTTGCCGGCTGGGTCTGTTTGAAAGCATTCACGATCCTCGTCTCAAGATAGTGCCAAGATCTACATGTTAGTCCTAAGCAGTAAATATGTCCTTAAAAAGTCTAGATCCAAGCAGCCCTCTTCGGGAATTCCCTATCTTTCTATCTAGCAACAGGACTACAGGTCATATTTTTGATATTGCCCTACATAGCCTTCTTTTACAAGACATGAAAATGATTCTCACTGTCCCTACGATACCAGATGCTCAGGCGTTCAACAGACCATCCTTGTGCTCCACTATCCAGCCCCTAACTGTAGTAGGTTTTCTCCCCAAGATCCGCTCCACAAAATTATTTAAAGCCCATTGCTCCTCGTTGGACTATTCGAACTTGAAGAAATTCCATAGTCGCTCTGCCTTCTTTCCCATCCTAGGGCCCCAGAACTCCATGAAGCCCTCGTAGCTTCCGTCAAAGGCAATCGGCTCACCCAATTCTCCACTGAGAATACCCGCCACTTCTTCAAAGCTCAGCCAGTCATGCCCATTGTTCATGGTGTGGAATGCACCTATATGTTTGGTATTGTCTGAGAGAAACAAACGCCCAGCGACCTCGGCGACGTCGCGCGGGTCGAGAAATGGCACACGATGCTCTGGCCAGATGAATTTCTTGTGCAGCAGGACGGGCTGGATCTGTAACCATAGATTATCGATGAAGGAAGCCCCAGAGTTGATATACGTGACTGGAAGTCCACTTTCATCCAAGATACGCTTCGCAATCGGATGTTCAATAGGCAGGGTTCCTGGCCCCAAATTCGTGGGCACGCGATGGGGATTGAACTCGGGGAATATCCCGAGAAGCCGGATGACATGAACAGCAGAGCCATCTTGCTTGAGGGCATTTGTGAGGTTCGTCATGGCACTTGTTTCCGACATGCCGCTGGAAGATATGACAAAAACGCCTTCAACACCATTTACAGCTGCGGCGAGTGAAGATGGATCCTCGTAGTCAGCGGCGAGAACCCGGGCCTTGGGGAATTTGTTTTATAGCATTTTCTGCTTTTCGGGGCTCCTTGCGACGAGAGAGAGTTGAATGCCAGGGGCTTCTCGTGTGAGAAATGCAGCTAGTGGTTGGCCGATGTGGCCAGCAGCACCGAAGATCAAGATGCTTTTCGGAATTGACTTCTTGGAAAGATCCATGTTGACGATCTGATAATTGTTGGACGTCGCGATTTCTTTTAGTGTATCGTAAAGGTGAAACAAGGCTCGTATAGTGCTAGACCTCgagcaagaaagaaatatATCTCGATGGTGGTCTAAAGAATACCAAGCTTGACTTTAATGTAGGGGGCCATCGTTTAAAGATTTGACTGATGCCACCACTGTGCCGGAAGCGTCGGGCTTTATATTCATTCATTACTACTGTGCAAGTTTCTCAAGTCTGACTTGTGAATTAAAGCTTCTTGGCAGGAGAGAATTCAATCCTTTGCCGCCGTTACAAGCCGCTGACTAAGTGCTTCCGAGTGAGGTGGGCACGGCATTGCGCAGAATAATAAGGTTGTGATTTACTTCCGGTGGAGTCTACTATTGGTAGAAACGACCCAGTGTTCACACAAGGCCCTGATTAGACCCGGCAAAACGCGGCAATGCCGTGTTAATCGAAAGGGAAGATCAACGTCAACATTTATAGTAAAACTCTTGTTACAATGTCGAATTTGAAAGCATTACAAAGACTGAAATGAATTTTGCCCTACCATCCTTACATATTCCAAGTGACAGGCTTGTATTGCATAACCAACTCCACAGTGAAAGCCCCAGGGAGAAGCTTATAGTGGGTAGAGAGAATATCAAATTATCTTCTATATCTTGTGGGTTGGAAGCCTGAGGAAAATCGGGAGCAGCATATCTCCGCTTACTACTATGCATGTACAGTTGCCCCTCATCAAATCATTTGATAGTG is part of the Fusarium fujikuroi IMI 58289 draft genome, chromosome FFUJ_chr07 genome and encodes:
- a CDS encoding related to KP4 killer toxin, which produces MQLTALLATALLAAGQAAAGINCKGSSQCAGGTQGEYTSSFVNLARGLDPNRWYYNGQHIMCTQHLCAFLQNTGGMPGSSIKTLISDLDAHGCNKCGSIPVFWPQDNDEKSHGILTINYVSSPKCNWAIC